One window from the genome of Nicotiana tomentosiformis chromosome 5, ASM39032v3, whole genome shotgun sequence encodes:
- the LOC138892199 gene encoding uncharacterized protein, translating to MVPAPVTTLPTQPARGGGQAGKGHPRGGGQAHYYAFPGRTEAVASLVVIKDMSHNSLDTYIYVSTPVGHSIVVDHVYRSGLVTIEVYKTRVDLLLLNMVDDVILGMDWLSPYHTILDCPSKTVTLAMTRLEWRGSLGHVPSRVVSFLKAQWMVEKGCLAYLAFVRC from the exons ATGGTTCCTGCTCCAGTTACTACTCTAcctacacagccagctagaggtggtggACAAGCGGGTAAAGGccatcctagagggggaggccaggctcaTTATTATGCTTTCCCTGGTAGGACTGAGGCAGTTGCATCACTTGTAGTCATTAAAG atATGTCTCATAATTCTCTAGATACTtatatttatgtgtctacaccagtTGGGCATTCTATTGTGGTTGACCATGTTTATCGTTCTGGTTTGGTCACTATTGAGGTCTACAAGACTAGGGTTGACCTTCTGTTGCTTAATATGGTGGATGATgtaattttgggcatggattggttatctccatatcacactattcttgattgtccatctaagactgtgacgttggctatgACGAGGTTGGAATGGAGAGGCTCCTtgggtcatgttcctagtagggtggtgtcttttctaaaggctcaatggatggttgagaaggggtgcttggCATACTTAGCCTTTGTGCGATGTTAA